One Rubripirellula reticaptiva genomic region harbors:
- a CDS encoding phosphoadenylyl-sulfate reductase, protein MNEKSSQPDPPPQVFSIDSGEPRGALAADPPLYPTDEFLAEMAAESAKLETATPQEILRWAVDRFAPKFTMATAFGPEGMTIMHMLAEIAPETPVFNLDTGYQFKETLELRERVKEKYGIEVEYKLPDTTVQQYEEMHGGPLYATNPNQCCFDRKMRPLHEAAKGQHAWASAIRRDQSPDRAAAPIVGWDKKFQLVKISPLANWTKNQVWDLILKESIPYNPLHDQGFPSIGCQPCTRATQLGEDERAGRWAGFEKTECGLHNS, encoded by the coding sequence ATGAACGAAAAATCGTCACAACCCGATCCGCCGCCGCAGGTCTTCTCGATCGATTCGGGAGAACCTCGCGGGGCTTTGGCGGCCGATCCGCCGCTGTATCCGACCGACGAATTCCTGGCCGAAATGGCTGCTGAAAGCGCAAAGCTGGAAACCGCCACACCTCAGGAGATCCTGCGCTGGGCGGTGGACCGGTTTGCGCCCAAGTTCACGATGGCGACTGCGTTTGGCCCCGAAGGCATGACGATCATGCACATGCTGGCCGAAATCGCCCCCGAAACGCCCGTTTTTAATCTGGATACGGGTTACCAGTTCAAAGAAACGCTTGAGCTGCGCGAACGGGTGAAAGAAAAGTACGGCATCGAAGTCGAATACAAACTGCCCGACACGACAGTCCAGCAGTACGAAGAAATGCACGGCGGGCCGCTGTACGCGACAAATCCGAACCAGTGCTGCTTTGACCGCAAAATGCGACCGCTGCACGAAGCGGCCAAGGGCCAACACGCTTGGGCCAGTGCAATCCGTCGCGACCAATCGCCCGACCGAGCCGCGGCGCCAATCGTCGGCTGGGACAAGAAGTTCCAGTTGGTGAAGATCAGTCCGCTGGCGAATTGGACCAAGAACCAGGTCTGGGATCTGATTTTGAAAGAGAGCATTCCTTACAACCCGCTGCACGACCAGGGGTTCCCCAGCATCGGTTGCCAGCCTTGCACACGCGCGACTCAGTTGGGCGAGGACGAGCGGGCCGGCCGTTGGGCGGGATTCGAAAAGACCGAATGTGGACTGCACAATTCGTAA
- a CDS encoding Rrf2 family transcriptional regulator: MLISARVHYASLALVELAVRSSQSSPVTVRDITDRHGVPGPFLVQILRTLRASGWVQSIRGSQGGYRLSAEPSSITLLDIAEAVGCSQDSACSVEGKATATDERLQEVWDEAAEASRNVLAAVTLADMVQRSVDADASMFYI, translated from the coding sequence ATGTTGATTTCCGCTCGCGTGCATTACGCATCTCTTGCCTTGGTCGAATTGGCCGTCCGCAGCAGCCAATCGTCGCCGGTCACGGTGCGTGACATCACCGATCGTCACGGAGTGCCGGGACCGTTCTTGGTGCAAATCCTGCGCACGCTGCGTGCGTCGGGATGGGTGCAAAGTATTCGTGGCAGCCAAGGCGGGTACCGTTTGTCGGCCGAACCGTCGTCAATCACGTTGCTGGATATCGCCGAAGCCGTCGGTTGCAGCCAAGACTCGGCATGCAGTGTCGAGGGCAAGGCGACGGCCACTGACGAACGACTGCAAGAAGTTTGGGACGAAGCGGCCGAGGCATCGAGGAACGTACTGGCCGCCGTGACCCTGGCCGACATGGTCCAACGCAGCGTCGATGCCGACGCGTCGATGTTCTACATCTAA